One Paraburkholderia sp. IMGN_8 DNA window includes the following coding sequences:
- a CDS encoding GspH/FimT family pseudopilin produces the protein MKWNAVCLRPRRAFTLVETLVVVALLAVIAVIATPSFVAWHVRDQIDARARALASTLAYARSEALRRGARVTVCRIDAARRCLAAGQACGDGFSDWSCGWAVLTERGGALSLLRAHPQLAAVSITGTQTNLTFTPPAGQLIGAFRSFDIAPRVPSKATQGDKWRRCIRIAAGGRARIVEGACGASS, from the coding sequence ATGAAATGGAACGCAGTCTGTTTGCGGCCGCGCCGCGCTTTTACGCTTGTCGAAACGCTGGTTGTCGTCGCACTGCTGGCAGTGATCGCGGTGATAGCGACACCTTCCTTTGTAGCGTGGCACGTGCGCGATCAGATCGATGCGCGCGCGCGAGCGCTCGCTTCAACACTGGCCTATGCGCGCAGCGAAGCATTGCGGCGCGGGGCGCGCGTCACCGTCTGCCGGATCGACGCTGCGCGGCGTTGTCTTGCCGCGGGACAAGCGTGCGGCGATGGCTTTTCCGACTGGTCGTGCGGCTGGGCAGTCCTGACTGAACGCGGTGGCGCGCTTTCGCTGCTGCGCGCGCACCCGCAGCTTGCGGCGGTCAGCATCACCGGGACGCAGACGAATCTCACGTTCACGCCGCCGGCCGGGCAATTGATCGGCGCCTTTCGCAGCTTCGACATTGCACCGCGCGTGCCGTCGAAAGCGACTCAGGGCGACAAGTGGCGGCGCTGCATCCGTATTGCGGCGGGTGGCCGCGCGCGGATCGTCGAAGGCGCATGCGGAGCGTCGTCATGA
- a CDS encoding DUF3318 domain-containing protein — protein MSQSHSDTAFRNTRRQVKDLSAPHLRALRKELLMVRADVERVELAQATVDLRQAVAHFSWLKFIVPGFGGIRMGSGSKTGFLNAGTIGALLKQYPLVSSIASILLAKPLRATVLASAKPVLKWGSLALAGWEAYRIWQQIKSDPNKSTGGKAEPADSGP, from the coding sequence ATGAGCCAAAGCCATTCCGATACCGCTTTCCGCAACACGCGCCGCCAGGTCAAAGATTTGAGCGCGCCGCATCTGCGAGCGTTACGCAAGGAACTGCTGATGGTGCGCGCGGATGTCGAGCGCGTGGAACTCGCTCAAGCGACCGTCGACCTGCGGCAAGCGGTCGCGCATTTCAGCTGGCTCAAATTCATCGTGCCGGGATTCGGCGGCATACGCATGGGCAGCGGATCGAAAACAGGCTTTCTGAACGCAGGAACCATCGGCGCGCTACTCAAACAGTACCCGCTCGTCAGTTCGATTGCGTCGATATTGCTGGCCAAGCCTCTGCGCGCTACCGTCCTGGCCAGCGCGAAACCCGTGCTCAAGTGGGGCAGCCTGGCACTTGCCGGTTGGGAAGCGTACCGGATCTGGCAGCAGATAAAGAGCGATCCCAATAAGTCGACCGGTGGCAAAGCGGAGCCTGCCGACAGCGGCCCCTGA
- a CDS encoding DUF883 family protein, whose translation MSEINKERLMSDIKTVLADAEDLLKQAASATGERASELRETALSRLKQAREKAADVQVVVVEKGKKAARATDDYVHEHPWASIGIAAGAGVLLGLLINRK comes from the coding sequence ATGTCGGAAATCAACAAGGAGAGATTGATGTCGGATATCAAAACCGTCCTCGCGGACGCTGAAGATCTGCTGAAGCAAGCCGCGAGCGCCACCGGCGAACGTGCTTCGGAATTGCGCGAAACGGCGCTTTCGCGCCTGAAGCAGGCTCGGGAGAAGGCGGCTGACGTGCAGGTCGTCGTGGTCGAGAAAGGCAAGAAGGCTGCCCGCGCCACCGACGACTACGTGCACGAACATCCGTGGGCATCCATCGGCATCGCCGCGGGCGCCGGCGTGCTGCTGGGGCTGTTGATCAACCGCAAATAA
- a CDS encoding diguanylate phosphodiesterase, whose protein sequence is MIPPTIPDLIARAANHPFLGEHLAMGTGVLGETALAEFDGIQLGSAYEPIFDISVHSLAQSLSSGPEGVDRFGDELGFQAVTQRLDGQPFDIFDPFERIADDQELVALDRMSRALHAINFFGTQRHGLLFLRVHERLLKSVKYDHGRHFSSVLVSFGLNPSRVVIELPAAAVAHKTFLGYLTKSYQRYGFKVAGNLSNAGQILSVSDTARLDFIKMDAAVALRDSTVKPLVGYASRLRIPLIFNRVMDGAQFDLLQQYDVRFVQGPLFNAHYHDRAA, encoded by the coding sequence ATGATTCCGCCGACCATCCCCGACCTCATTGCCCGCGCCGCCAATCACCCGTTTCTCGGCGAACATCTGGCGATGGGAACAGGCGTGCTTGGCGAAACCGCGCTGGCCGAATTCGACGGCATCCAACTCGGCAGCGCCTATGAGCCGATCTTCGACATCAGCGTGCATTCGTTGGCGCAGTCGCTTTCGTCGGGTCCTGAGGGCGTGGACCGTTTCGGCGATGAACTGGGCTTTCAGGCAGTCACGCAGCGCCTCGACGGCCAACCGTTCGACATCTTCGATCCATTCGAGCGCATCGCCGACGATCAGGAACTGGTCGCACTCGACCGCATGTCACGCGCGCTGCACGCAATCAATTTCTTCGGCACGCAGCGGCATGGGCTGCTGTTTTTGCGCGTGCATGAGCGCTTGCTGAAAAGCGTGAAGTACGACCATGGACGGCATTTTTCGAGCGTGCTGGTGTCGTTCGGACTGAATCCGTCGCGCGTGGTGATCGAGTTGCCTGCGGCGGCGGTCGCGCACAAGACCTTCCTCGGCTATCTGACCAAGAGCTATCAGCGCTACGGTTTCAAGGTGGCGGGCAACCTGTCGAACGCGGGGCAGATTCTGTCGGTGTCCGATACGGCGCGGCTCGACTTCATCAAGATGGATGCGGCGGTCGCGTTGCGCGACTCGACGGTGAAGCCGCTAGTCGGCTATGCGAGCCGGCTGCGAATTCCGCTGATCTTCAATCGCGTGATGGATGGGGCGCAGTTCGATCTGCTTCAACAGTACGACGTGCGCTTCGTGCAAGGGCCGTTGTTCAACGCGCATTATCACGATCGGGCGGCTTGA
- a CDS encoding MFS transporter, translating to MSAKPAPAAANMIEVERVLGETHHPAFQWMLLALCGLCLVIDGFDAQAMGYVAPSVIGEWHVSKAALGPVFSASLFGMLLGALGLSVLADRIGRRPVLIGATLFFALSMLATPFVTTIPALIALRFITGLGLGCIMPNAMALVGEFSTPAHRVKRMMLVSCGFTLGAALGGFISAALIPAYGWRAVFWVGGAVPLLLAFAMLAALPESLQFLVLKGRRERALRWLAKFDPTLPINANTRVVVREKGNDGAPVAELFRAGRGPVTLILWAISFMNLIDLYFLSNWLPTVMRDAGYSPSTAVIVGTVLQTGGVVGTLLLGWFIERFGFVRVLFVCFAGAALAVGTIGTAAHALPWLLIVVFAGGFCVVGGQPAVNALAGHFYPTALRSTGIGWSLGIGRIGSVIGPLVGGQLIALNWSNASLFHAAAVPVLCSALLVIALAGATRQRGPAAPQTA from the coding sequence ATGAGCGCCAAACCGGCTCCGGCCGCCGCCAACATGATCGAAGTCGAGCGCGTGCTCGGCGAAACGCATCACCCGGCCTTTCAATGGATGCTGCTTGCGCTATGCGGGCTGTGTCTCGTGATCGACGGTTTCGATGCGCAGGCAATGGGCTACGTCGCGCCGAGCGTGATCGGCGAATGGCATGTGTCGAAGGCGGCGCTCGGGCCGGTGTTCAGCGCGAGCCTGTTCGGCATGCTGCTGGGCGCGTTGGGCCTGTCGGTGCTGGCCGACCGGATCGGCCGCCGCCCGGTGCTGATCGGCGCGACGCTCTTCTTCGCGCTGTCGATGCTCGCCACGCCGTTCGTCACGACGATCCCCGCGCTGATCGCATTGCGCTTCATCACCGGCCTCGGGCTCGGCTGCATCATGCCGAACGCGATGGCGCTGGTCGGCGAGTTCTCGACGCCCGCGCATCGCGTCAAGCGCATGATGCTGGTGTCGTGCGGCTTCACGCTGGGCGCGGCGCTCGGCGGCTTTATCAGCGCCGCGCTGATTCCGGCCTATGGCTGGCGCGCGGTGTTCTGGGTCGGCGGCGCGGTGCCCTTGCTGCTTGCGTTCGCAATGCTGGCCGCATTGCCGGAGTCGCTGCAATTTCTGGTGCTCAAGGGGCGCCGCGAGCGCGCGTTGCGTTGGCTCGCGAAGTTCGATCCGACGCTGCCAATCAATGCGAACACACGTGTCGTAGTACGTGAGAAAGGCAACGACGGCGCGCCGGTCGCCGAACTGTTTCGCGCCGGCCGCGGCCCGGTCACGCTGATTCTGTGGGCGATCAGCTTCATGAACCTGATCGATCTGTACTTCCTGTCGAACTGGCTGCCGACCGTGATGCGCGATGCCGGCTACTCGCCGAGCACGGCAGTGATCGTCGGTACGGTGCTGCAGACGGGCGGCGTGGTCGGCACGCTGCTGCTCGGCTGGTTCATCGAACGCTTTGGTTTCGTGCGCGTGCTGTTCGTGTGTTTCGCGGGCGCGGCGCTGGCGGTCGGCACCATCGGCACAGCCGCGCACGCGCTGCCGTGGCTCCTGATCGTCGTGTTCGCGGGCGGCTTTTGCGTGGTCGGCGGGCAGCCGGCTGTCAACGCGCTGGCCGGCCATTTTTATCCGACCGCGCTGCGCTCGACCGGCATCGGCTGGAGCCTCGGCATCGGACGGATCGGCTCGGTGATCGGGCCGCTGGTCGGCGGGCAACTGATCGCGCTGAACTGGTCGAACGCATCGCTCTTTCATGCGGCCGCCGTGCCGGTGCTCTGCTCCGCGCTGCTGGTGATCGCGCTGGCCGGCGCGACGCGGCAACGCGGCCCAGCGGCGCCGCAGACGGCCTGA
- a CDS encoding PilW family protein, producing MMQRLHMARGHTLAELVIAIALGLVVTAGAVSLYTTQRAAFERSGDSVRVREAGLIALTLIGQQLQMAGFVPADAARFNSPPPLFGCSSGRPVGADDGLACEALASHSDGVAVRYVGDNISTWPSATGQSTDCLGQSVTSNSAALGGQGVSVVNRYFARISGSTGEPELYCEGNGKAGSAQPLVEGVERVRLRYWLAGGLSAIDASAVSADQWAKVVAVDLCVLVRGAPLGRRLRYVDCDGASVVGVDKRARQAFWRRVAIRNQAEDSL from the coding sequence ATGATGCAGCGTTTGCATATGGCGCGCGGCCATACTCTGGCTGAGCTTGTGATCGCAATCGCGCTGGGGCTGGTGGTGACCGCGGGCGCGGTGTCGCTCTATACAACACAGCGGGCTGCATTCGAGCGCTCGGGCGATTCGGTGCGGGTCCGCGAAGCCGGCCTGATTGCGCTCACGCTGATCGGCCAGCAGCTTCAGATGGCCGGTTTCGTGCCTGCGGATGCAGCCAGGTTCAACAGTCCGCCACCGTTGTTCGGTTGTTCGAGTGGTCGCCCAGTCGGCGCGGACGACGGTCTCGCCTGCGAGGCGTTGGCGAGTCATTCCGACGGCGTCGCGGTTCGCTATGTCGGCGACAACATTTCGACGTGGCCATCGGCAACCGGCCAATCCACCGACTGCCTGGGGCAGTCCGTGACCAGCAATAGCGCGGCGCTCGGTGGCCAGGGCGTGTCGGTCGTCAATCGCTACTTCGCCAGGATCAGCGGCTCGACGGGCGAACCGGAGCTGTACTGCGAAGGTAACGGCAAGGCTGGTTCCGCACAGCCGCTGGTCGAAGGCGTTGAGCGCGTGCGGCTCCGGTACTGGCTGGCCGGCGGCCTGAGCGCGATCGACGCGTCGGCGGTAAGCGCCGATCAATGGGCGAAGGTTGTTGCCGTCGATCTCTGTGTGCTCGTGCGAGGTGCGCCGCTGGGGCGGCGTTTGCGCTACGTCGACTGCGACGGTGCTAGCGTCGTCGGTGTTGATAAGCGGGCGCGGCAGGCGTTCTGGCGGCGAGTCGCGATACGTAATCAAGCGGAGGATTCGCTGTGA
- a CDS encoding phage holin family protein, whose product MTIDTQSQRGEHSPLRRIIGSVFAILQTRLELVGIELAEEKDRLLAVLFLGLAALMLATMALFALTALIAIAFWDTYRWQTLAGITVVYAIAGLACALKARSGLRNAPMAFEATIAEFEKDREIFRKP is encoded by the coding sequence ATGACGATCGACACACAATCGCAGCGCGGGGAACACAGTCCGTTGCGCCGCATCATCGGTTCCGTGTTCGCCATTCTGCAAACGCGGCTTGAACTGGTCGGCATCGAACTTGCCGAAGAAAAAGACCGTCTACTCGCGGTGCTGTTCCTCGGCCTCGCGGCTTTGATGCTCGCCACGATGGCCTTGTTCGCCTTGACGGCGCTGATTGCCATCGCGTTCTGGGACACCTATCGCTGGCAGACGCTCGCCGGCATCACGGTGGTTTACGCAATTGCCGGATTGGCCTGTGCGCTGAAGGCGCGCAGCGGTTTGCGCAATGCGCCGATGGCCTTCGAAGCCACGATTGCCGAGTTCGAAAAGGACCGCGAAATCTTCCGTAAGCCGTGA
- a CDS encoding type IV pilin protein, translating to MTKLYTSAFTLLELMIALAVAATLVVFAVPSYRSHVARTHRIDAASALYRAAQFVEGAASDSAATLPPGLDQAPQFGTPVYRVRVLPADEANGGYLVEAAPTGAGPMRDDACGIFTLDATGLRSNRSGANGVAPASGECWNTS from the coding sequence ATGACTAAACTGTACACATCCGCGTTCACGCTACTCGAACTCATGATCGCGTTGGCGGTAGCCGCGACGCTAGTGGTGTTTGCGGTGCCGTCGTACCGGAGCCACGTCGCGCGAACGCACCGAATTGATGCAGCGTCCGCACTTTATCGGGCAGCCCAATTTGTCGAGGGAGCGGCAAGCGACAGCGCTGCGACATTGCCGCCGGGCCTCGATCAGGCGCCGCAATTCGGCACGCCGGTTTATCGGGTACGGGTGCTGCCCGCGGACGAAGCAAACGGCGGGTACTTAGTGGAGGCTGCGCCAACCGGAGCCGGCCCAATGCGGGACGACGCCTGCGGCATCTTTACCCTCGATGCAACGGGGCTGCGAAGCAATAGAAGTGGGGCAAACGGCGTGGCGCCGGCAAGCGGCGAATGCTGGAACACGAGTTAG
- the hmgA gene encoding homogentisate 1,2-dioxygenase → MDTQTRTPNTASSRLEIEPGYQSGFANEFATEALPGALPEGRNSPQRAAFGLYAEQLSGTAFTAPRGHNRRSWLYRIRPAAMHKPFTPLPSERLVANFAEVPPTPPNQLRWDPLPTPTEPTDFVDGWVTMAGNGSAEAMNGCAIHLYAANRSMKNRFFYSADGELLIVPQEGRLHIATELGLLDVEPFEIAVIPRGVRFAVSLPDGAARGYICENFGALLRLPDLGPIGSNGLANPRDFLSPHAAYEDREGDFELVAKMNGNLWRADIGHSPLDVVAWHGNYAPYKYDLRRFNTIGSISFDHPDPSIFLVLQSQSDTPGVDTIDFVIFPPRWLAAEDTFRPPWFHRNVASEFMGLVHGVYDAKAEGFVPGGASLHNCMSGHGPDADTFEKASHSDTSTPTKVGDTMAFMFETRTLIKPTRFALETAQLQADYYECWQGLKKHFNPEQR, encoded by the coding sequence ATGGATACCCAAACACGTACGCCGAATACCGCCAGTTCGCGGCTTGAAATCGAGCCGGGCTACCAGTCGGGTTTTGCGAACGAATTCGCGACGGAGGCATTGCCGGGCGCGCTGCCCGAAGGCCGCAATTCCCCGCAGCGCGCGGCCTTTGGCCTGTATGCCGAGCAATTGTCGGGCACTGCGTTCACCGCGCCGCGTGGCCATAACCGCCGTTCGTGGCTATACCGGATTCGTCCGGCCGCGATGCATAAGCCGTTCACGCCGCTGCCGTCGGAGCGGCTCGTCGCCAACTTCGCCGAAGTGCCGCCGACGCCGCCGAATCAGTTGCGCTGGGACCCCTTGCCGACGCCGACCGAGCCGACCGATTTCGTCGACGGCTGGGTAACGATGGCGGGCAACGGTTCGGCGGAAGCGATGAACGGTTGCGCGATTCATCTGTACGCGGCGAACCGGTCGATGAAGAACCGCTTCTTCTACAGCGCGGACGGCGAACTGCTGATCGTGCCGCAGGAAGGGCGCCTGCATATCGCGACCGAACTCGGCCTGCTCGATGTCGAGCCGTTCGAAATCGCGGTGATCCCGCGTGGCGTCCGCTTTGCGGTGAGCTTGCCGGATGGCGCGGCGCGCGGCTACATCTGCGAGAACTTCGGCGCGCTGCTGCGTCTGCCGGATCTCGGCCCGATCGGCTCGAACGGCCTCGCCAATCCGCGCGACTTCCTGAGCCCGCACGCTGCCTATGAAGACCGCGAAGGCGACTTCGAACTCGTCGCGAAGATGAACGGCAATCTGTGGCGTGCGGACATCGGTCATTCGCCGCTCGACGTGGTGGCGTGGCACGGCAATTACGCGCCGTACAAGTACGACCTGCGTCGCTTCAACACGATCGGCTCGATCAGTTTCGATCATCCGGATCCGTCGATTTTCCTCGTGCTGCAATCGCAAAGCGATACGCCTGGCGTCGATACGATCGACTTCGTGATCTTCCCGCCGCGCTGGCTCGCTGCCGAAGATACCTTCCGCCCGCCCTGGTTCCATCGCAACGTCGCGAGTGAATTCATGGGGCTGGTGCATGGCGTGTACGACGCGAAGGCCGAGGGTTTCGTGCCGGGCGGCGCGAGTCTGCACAACTGCATGTCGGGTCACGGCCCGGACGCGGACACCTTCGAGAAAGCTTCGCATAGCGATACGTCGACGCCGACGAAAGTCGGCGACACGATGGCCTTCATGTTCGAAACCCGCACACTGATCAAGCCGACCCGTTTCGCGCTCGAAACCGCGCAATTGCAGGCGGATTACTACGAGTGCTGGCAAGGTCTCAAGAAACATTTCAATCCGGAGCAACGATGA
- the fahA gene encoding fumarylacetoacetase, giving the protein MNALSDLQATLDPSRKSWIESANDSTNDFSIQNLPFGVFSDRNNATRRVGVAIGDEIADLAALQAAGLLNVSKDGVFARDTLNDFISLGRDAWRGVRIQLSSLLARDTATLRDDAVLRSKVLVRQSDAQLHLPVQIPGYTDFYSSKEHATNVGSMFRDTKNALLPNWSEMPIGYNGRASSVVVSGAPVRRPNGQLKLPDRERPVFGACRKLDIELETGFVIGQGNALGEPIACADAEAHIFGMVLLNDWSARDIQQWEYVPLGPFNAKTFATTISPWIVTLDALEPFRVAQPAQEPQPLAYLRHDGKHAFDISLEVKLRPLHAKQASTIARTNFKHMYWTMAQQLAHHTVSGCNTRVGDLMGSGTISGPTEDSFGSLLELTWNGKKPLELKEGGTRAFIEDGDELTLAGWCQGDGYRVGFGTCIGEILPAAL; this is encoded by the coding sequence ATGAACGCGTTGAGCGATCTTCAGGCGACGCTCGATCCGTCGCGCAAGAGCTGGATCGAATCGGCGAACGATTCGACGAACGATTTTTCGATTCAGAATCTGCCGTTCGGTGTTTTCAGCGACAGGAACAATGCCACGCGCCGCGTGGGCGTGGCGATCGGCGATGAGATCGCCGATCTGGCGGCGCTGCAAGCGGCAGGATTGCTGAACGTGTCGAAGGATGGCGTGTTTGCGCGCGACACGCTCAACGATTTCATCTCACTCGGCCGCGATGCATGGCGCGGCGTGCGCATCCAGTTGAGCAGCCTGCTGGCTCGCGACACCGCCACCTTGCGCGACGATGCGGTATTGCGTTCAAAGGTGCTGGTACGCCAGTCCGACGCGCAACTGCATCTGCCCGTGCAGATTCCCGGCTACACCGATTTCTATTCGTCGAAGGAGCACGCGACGAACGTCGGTTCGATGTTTCGCGATACGAAGAATGCGCTGCTGCCGAACTGGTCGGAGATGCCAATTGGTTACAACGGACGCGCTTCGTCGGTGGTGGTGAGCGGCGCGCCGGTGCGCCGTCCCAACGGGCAATTGAAGCTGCCCGATCGGGAGCGTCCGGTGTTCGGCGCGTGCCGTAAGCTGGATATCGAACTGGAGACGGGTTTCGTGATCGGTCAGGGCAATGCCCTGGGTGAGCCGATTGCATGTGCCGATGCCGAAGCGCACATTTTCGGCATGGTGTTGCTGAACGACTGGAGCGCGCGTGATATTCAACAATGGGAATACGTGCCGCTCGGCCCGTTCAACGCGAAGACCTTCGCGACCACGATTTCCCCGTGGATCGTGACGCTCGACGCGCTCGAACCGTTCCGCGTCGCGCAGCCGGCGCAGGAGCCGCAGCCTTTGGCGTACCTGCGTCACGACGGTAAGCATGCTTTCGATATCTCGCTGGAAGTGAAGTTGCGCCCGCTGCACGCGAAGCAGGCGAGTACGATTGCGCGGACCAATTTCAAGCACATGTACTGGACGATGGCGCAGCAACTCGCGCATCACACCGTGTCGGGGTGTAATACGCGGGTTGGCGATTTGATGGGATCGGGGACGATCAGCGGGCCGACCGAAGATTCGTTTGGCAGTCTGCTGGAGCTGACCTGGAATGGGAAGAAACCGTTGGAGTTGAAGGAGGGCGGCACGCGGGCGTTTATCGAAGATGGGGATGAACTGACGCTGGCTGGATGGTGTCAGGGCGATGGATATCGGGTCGGCTTTGGCACGTGTATTGGGGAGATTTTGCCTGCGGCGCTGTGA
- a CDS encoding IclR family transcriptional regulator, which translates to MTPVSTFSEPLDERKFVVALARGLDLLRAFKPGETMLGNRDFVERTGLPKATVNRLAYTLTVLGYLRLDETLGKYALDAGVLSLGFALLSGTDTLELARPHMRTFAREVGAAVSLGCRDGLDMIYLETIRSETALTLGLASGSKLSMLTSSMGRAYLAIQPADVRAALLAELKKAAGKDGPALVADAEVEIEAFARERCCFSFRAWHDDVNAVAVPFREPREGRWLVLSCSGPASSMGEEVFRENVAPRLKALARRLGDTG; encoded by the coding sequence ATGACGCCCGTATCCACTTTCTCCGAACCGCTCGACGAGCGCAAATTCGTCGTCGCCCTCGCACGTGGACTGGATCTGCTGCGTGCGTTCAAGCCGGGCGAAACGATGCTCGGCAACCGCGATTTCGTCGAACGCACCGGCTTGCCGAAGGCGACCGTCAACCGTCTGGCCTACACGCTGACCGTGCTCGGCTATCTGCGTCTGGACGAAACACTAGGCAAATATGCGCTCGATGCCGGTGTGCTGTCGCTCGGTTTCGCGCTGCTGTCGGGCACCGATACGCTCGAACTCGCGCGCCCGCACATGCGCACGTTCGCACGCGAAGTGGGCGCGGCGGTGTCGCTCGGTTGCCGCGACGGCCTCGACATGATCTATCTCGAGACCATCCGCAGTGAAACCGCGCTGACGCTCGGGCTCGCGTCCGGTTCGAAGCTGTCGATGTTGACGAGTTCAATGGGGCGCGCGTATCTCGCCATACAGCCTGCCGACGTGCGCGCGGCCTTGCTGGCCGAACTGAAAAAGGCAGCCGGCAAAGACGGTCCGGCGTTAGTGGCCGACGCTGAAGTCGAGATCGAAGCCTTCGCGCGGGAGCGCTGCTGTTTTTCTTTCCGCGCGTGGCATGACGACGTGAACGCGGTGGCGGTGCCGTTTCGCGAGCCGCGCGAAGGCCGCTGGCTGGTGCTCAGTTGCAGCGGGCCGGCATCGTCGATGGGAGAGGAGGTGTTCAGGGAAAACGTGGCGCCGCGCTTAAAAGCACTGGCGCGGCGATTGGGCGATACGGGTTGA
- a CDS encoding acyl-CoA dehydrogenase encodes MAEAAQFHWEDPLLLDQQLTEDERMVRDAAAAYSQDKLAPRVLEAFRHEKTDIEIFREMGELGLLGPTIPEQYGGPGLNYVAYGLIAREVERVDSGYRSMMSVQSSLVMVPIYEFGSDAQKQKYLPKLATGEWIGCFGLTEPNHGSDPGSMVTRAKKVDGGYSLSGSKMWITNSPIADVFVVWAKLEENGKDAIRGFILEKGWKGLSAPTIHSKVGLRASITGEIVLDEVFVPEENRFPEVSGLRGPFTCLNSARYGIAWGALGAAESCWHTARQYVLDRKQFGRPLAANQLIQKKLADMQTEITLGLQGVLRLGRMKDEGTAAVEITSIMKRNSCGKALDIARLARDMLGGNGISDEFGIARHLVNLEVVNTYEGTHDIHALILGRAQTGIQAFF; translated from the coding sequence ATGGCCGAGGCCGCGCAGTTTCACTGGGAAGACCCGTTGCTGCTGGATCAGCAGCTCACCGAAGACGAACGCATGGTGCGCGACGCCGCCGCCGCGTACTCGCAGGACAAGCTCGCGCCGCGCGTGCTCGAGGCGTTCCGTCATGAAAAGACCGACATCGAGATCTTCCGCGAGATGGGCGAGCTCGGTCTACTCGGTCCGACGATTCCCGAGCAGTACGGCGGCCCCGGTCTGAACTACGTGGCGTACGGCCTGATCGCGCGCGAAGTGGAGCGCGTGGACTCCGGCTACCGGTCGATGATGTCGGTGCAGTCGTCGCTGGTAATGGTGCCGATCTACGAATTCGGCTCGGACGCGCAAAAGCAGAAATACCTGCCGAAGCTCGCCACCGGCGAGTGGATCGGCTGCTTCGGCCTGACCGAACCGAACCACGGCTCCGATCCGGGCAGCATGGTCACGCGGGCAAAGAAGGTCGACGGCGGCTACTCGCTGTCGGGCTCGAAAATGTGGATCACCAATTCGCCGATCGCCGACGTGTTCGTCGTGTGGGCGAAGCTCGAAGAGAACGGCAAGGACGCGATCCGCGGCTTCATTCTCGAAAAAGGCTGGAAAGGGCTGTCGGCGCCGACCATCCATAGCAAGGTGGGCTTGCGCGCGTCGATCACCGGCGAGATCGTGCTCGACGAAGTGTTCGTGCCGGAAGAAAACCGCTTCCCGGAAGTCAGCGGCCTGCGCGGTCCGTTTACGTGCCTGAATTCGGCGCGCTACGGCATCGCCTGGGGTGCGCTCGGCGCGGCTGAATCGTGCTGGCACACGGCGCGTCAGTACGTGCTGGATCGCAAGCAGTTCGGCCGGCCGCTCGCCGCAAACCAATTGATCCAGAAGAAGCTCGCCGACATGCAAACCGAAATCACGCTCGGCCTGCAAGGCGTGCTGCGCCTCGGCCGGATGAAGGACGAAGGCACCGCGGCAGTTGAAATCACCTCGATCATGAAGCGCAATTCATGCGGCAAAGCGCTGGACATTGCGCGGCTCGCTCGCGACATGCTCGGCGGCAACGGTATTTCGGACGAGTTCGGCATTGCACGGCATCTGGTGAATCTGGAAGTGGTGAACACGTACGAAGGGACGCACGATATCCACGCGCTGATTCTCGGGCGCGCACAGACCGGGATTCAGGCGTTCTTCTGA
- a CDS encoding peroxiredoxin gives MSLRLGDIAPDFEQGSSVGRIKFHEWLGDSWGVLFSHPADFTPVCTTELGLTAKLAGEFERRNVKTIALSVDSAESHKEWIKDINETQAANVGFPILADGDRKVAELYDMIHPNANETLTVRSLFVIDPKKKVRLIITYPASTGRNFDEVLRVIDSLQLTDHHSVATPGNWKQGDDVVIVPSLKDEEVIRQKFPKGYKALRPYLRMTPQPNK, from the coding sequence ATGAGTCTACGTCTTGGCGACATCGCACCGGATTTCGAACAGGGGTCGAGTGTCGGCCGCATCAAGTTCCACGAATGGCTGGGCGATAGTTGGGGCGTGCTCTTCTCGCACCCGGCTGACTTCACGCCGGTCTGCACGACCGAGCTGGGGTTGACGGCCAAGCTGGCCGGCGAATTCGAAAGGCGTAACGTGAAGACGATCGCGTTGTCGGTCGACAGCGCCGAGTCGCACAAGGAATGGATCAAGGACATCAACGAGACGCAGGCCGCCAACGTCGGCTTTCCGATTCTCGCCGACGGCGATCGCAAGGTCGCCGAGCTGTACGACATGATCCATCCGAACGCCAACGAAACGCTCACGGTCCGCTCGCTGTTCGTGATCGATCCGAAGAAGAAGGTGCGGCTGATCATCACGTACCCGGCCAGCACCGGCCGTAACTTCGACGAAGTGCTGCGCGTGATCGACTCGCTGCAACTCACGGACCACCATTCGGTCGCTACGCCCGGCAACTGGAAGCAGGGCGATGACGTGGTGATCGTGCCGTCGTTGAAGGACGAAGAAGTGATCAGGCAGAAATTCCCGAAGGGCTACAAGGCGCTGCGCCCGTATCTGCGCATGACGCCGCAGCCGAACAAGTAA